A part of Fibrobacter sp. UWB15 genomic DNA contains:
- a CDS encoding OmpA family protein: MKNFVKLAVVASAAALCLVACAKKQQPQTEPDAEPAPAAVAPAAEPNADSLAAEQARLEAERLAAERARLEAERARLEALINQIMSEDVYFDFDRSELTEKAKELLAQVGELLIKEERFTITIEGHTDARGTEDYNFTLGAKRAMKVKEFLVAYGIDAKRMESVSYGKEAPKVEGATEEAYSQNRRANFRVNIKE, translated from the coding sequence ATGAAGAACTTCGTTAAACTCGCTGTAGTGGCATCTGCCGCAGCCCTCTGCCTCGTTGCTTGCGCCAAGAAGCAGCAGCCCCAGACTGAACCGGATGCAGAACCGGCTCCGGCCGCGGTTGCTCCGGCTGCAGAACCTAATGCAGATTCCCTGGCAGCTGAACAGGCTCGCCTCGAAGCCGAACGCCTGGCTGCTGAACGCGCCCGCTTGGAAGCTGAACGTGCCCGCTTGGAAGCACTCATCAACCAGATCATGAGCGAAGACGTTTACTTTGACTTTGACCGTTCTGAACTCACCGAAAAGGCTAAGGAACTCCTGGCTCAGGTGGGCGAACTCCTGATTAAGGAAGAACGCTTCACGATTACGATTGAAGGCCACACCGATGCTCGCGGTACCGAAGACTACAACTTCACTCTCGGTGCAAAGCGTGCCATGAAGGTGAAGGAATTCCTCGTTGCTTACGGCATTGACGCCAAGCGCATGGAATCGGTCAGCTACGGTAAGGAAGCTCCGAAGGTTGAAGGTGCAACCGAAGAAGCCTACTCCCAGAACCGTCGCGCCAACTTCCGCGTGAACATCAAGGAATAA
- the murA gene encoding UDP-N-acetylglucosamine 1-carboxyvinyltransferase — MYQFIVPQVKKPLDGEVEISGAKNAVLAVMAAALLADGVSEITNVPHLKDMKTMSDVLRVIGCHIGGEAHTLRIDTRGADHLEAPYELVKTMRASFYVLGPLVARFGRCRVSLPGGCAWGPRPVDLHLKGLEALGAKITVTHGYVEATCDGRLPGGTFHFPISSVGATVNVLMAATLAKGTSVLQNAALEPEIDNLVDYLIGMGAKIQGRGTRTLTVQGVEALRPGNGVTIPDRIEAGTYLCGAAITRGRVKVTKIIPEHIASTLDAFRDMNCKVSVGPDWAEVDARGVELKPITIQTLPFPGYPTDMQAPLMATLLSVPGNSVIQDTVYNDRFKHVAEMERLGANITLSGNTATIKGGLPLEGADVMGSDLRASAALVLAALIAEGETKISRIYHLDRGYEDFEAKMAKLGAEVKRVIIDADEP, encoded by the coding sequence ATGTACCAGTTTATTGTACCTCAGGTTAAAAAGCCGCTCGACGGCGAAGTTGAAATTTCCGGCGCCAAGAACGCAGTCCTTGCCGTAATGGCAGCAGCCCTCTTGGCCGACGGCGTCTCCGAAATCACGAACGTCCCGCACCTCAAAGACATGAAGACCATGTCCGATGTGTTGCGCGTGATTGGTTGCCACATCGGTGGCGAAGCCCACACCTTAAGAATCGACACCCGTGGTGCCGACCATCTGGAAGCCCCTTACGAACTCGTGAAGACCATGCGCGCAAGCTTCTATGTGCTCGGTCCTCTGGTAGCACGCTTTGGCCGCTGCCGCGTGTCTCTCCCGGGCGGTTGCGCATGGGGTCCGCGCCCTGTGGACTTGCACCTGAAAGGCCTCGAAGCCTTGGGCGCCAAGATTACCGTGACTCACGGCTATGTGGAAGCCACCTGCGATGGGCGCCTACCGGGCGGTACATTCCATTTCCCGATTTCGAGCGTGGGCGCCACGGTGAACGTACTCATGGCCGCCACACTTGCCAAGGGCACGAGCGTGTTGCAGAACGCCGCCCTGGAACCTGAAATCGATAACCTCGTCGATTACCTCATCGGCATGGGCGCCAAGATTCAAGGTCGCGGCACGCGCACCCTTACGGTGCAGGGCGTAGAAGCTCTACGCCCGGGTAATGGCGTCACCATTCCCGACCGTATCGAAGCAGGCACCTACCTTTGTGGTGCCGCCATTACGCGTGGCCGCGTGAAAGTCACCAAGATTATTCCCGAACACATCGCCTCGACGCTCGATGCCTTCCGCGACATGAACTGCAAGGTAAGTGTCGGCCCCGACTGGGCCGAAGTTGACGCCCGTGGCGTAGAACTCAAGCCGATTACAATTCAGACGCTCCCCTTCCCGGGCTACCCCACCGACATGCAGGCGCCCCTCATGGCAACGCTCCTCTCGGTTCCGGGCAACAGCGTGATTCAAGACACCGTCTATAACGACCGCTTCAAGCATGTGGCCGAAATGGAACGCCTGGGTGCAAACATTACACTCAGCGGCAACACCGCCACCATCAAGGGCGGGCTCCCGCTCGAAGGCGCCGACGTCATGGGCTCCGACCTGCGCGCATCTGCCGCACTCGTCCTCGCCGCGTTAATCGCAGAAGGCGAAACCAAGATCAGCCGCATCTACCACCTGGACCGCGGTTACGAAGACTTCGAAGCTAAAATGGCTAAGCTCGGTGCCGAAGTCAAGCGCGTCATCATTGACGCCGACGAACCGTAG
- a CDS encoding RDD family protein encodes MIWYYIDETVTDGERRKGPFNIDEIRDFVKDGTIKDETLVWHSGMEAWVAWKDTEESKEVPLSEEEQIKAALEAIIAEHNKGKHYAGFFVRAIAYFIDNVILSATGVLILMIMSAVQAIDLNALADAMNAYISNPTSEEALNKVIDVPGTHLFLIMWGVAQAIYFIAFTAIKSATPGKMLVKIHVEVAHGEPMSWVSAALRFIASLITQCTLMFYGIGYLIVFIDPKRRALHDHIARTRVVHDKLKK; translated from the coding sequence ATGATTTGGTACTACATAGATGAAACCGTAACAGACGGTGAACGACGCAAGGGTCCCTTTAATATCGACGAAATCAGGGACTTTGTAAAAGACGGCACAATAAAAGACGAAACTTTAGTGTGGCATTCGGGCATGGAAGCCTGGGTCGCCTGGAAAGACACCGAAGAATCCAAGGAAGTTCCGCTCTCCGAAGAAGAACAGATCAAGGCCGCCCTCGAAGCAATCATCGCTGAACACAACAAGGGTAAGCATTACGCCGGATTCTTTGTCCGTGCCATCGCCTACTTCATCGATAACGTTATTTTGTCCGCAACAGGCGTCTTGATCCTGATGATCATGAGCGCCGTTCAGGCGATTGACCTGAACGCCCTCGCCGACGCCATGAACGCCTACATCAGCAACCCCACCTCCGAAGAGGCTTTGAACAAGGTGATTGACGTTCCCGGCACGCACCTGTTCCTGATTATGTGGGGTGTGGCACAGGCCATTTACTTTATCGCGTTTACAGCCATCAAGTCGGCCACCCCTGGCAAAATGCTCGTGAAAATTCATGTCGAAGTCGCCCACGGTGAACCCATGAGCTGGGTAAGTGCCGCACTCCGCTTTATCGCAAGCCTGATTACGCAATGCACGCTCATGTTCTACGGCATCGGCTACCTGATTGTCTTTATTGACCCCAAGCGCCGTGCCCTCCACGATCACATCGCCCGCACCAGGGTTGTACATGACAAGCTCAAGAAGTAA
- a CDS encoding tol-pal system YbgF family protein, whose product MKNKKLNIVFPLLMVAALTGCSQMTVLRTQEMKAVGAEVQANLDSVAVRLQAQNDSLRAELDAAELAQKRMQAEITMLSRRVADESERNDSRQEEIIYRLDMLLGKSDKILAKKVVVSGAPAAPVSMDSLEREAEKLVEAEAMFNTARSDYHRGEFKLAYSGFKQVYEQMKEGELAENSLYWMALCLIDVAQVDKAKKVFARMSEAFPDGQKTCPALFKLSGLYGEECDINMQKQYLQKILSTKSCEKSAEFEQAAEMLQEILEKEDKKSAGEPVERCVPVVREPVKPTSRKSTTDNASEPTASATTESTEAAL is encoded by the coding sequence ATGAAAAACAAAAAATTGAACATCGTATTTCCCTTGCTTATGGTCGCAGCCCTGACGGGTTGTAGCCAGATGACGGTTCTCCGTACGCAGGAAATGAAGGCTGTCGGCGCTGAAGTTCAGGCCAACCTTGATTCTGTCGCTGTACGGCTTCAGGCTCAAAACGATTCTCTGCGTGCAGAACTTGATGCGGCTGAGCTTGCTCAAAAACGCATGCAGGCCGAAATCACTATGCTTTCTCGCCGCGTTGCAGACGAGTCCGAACGTAACGATTCCAGGCAAGAAGAAATTATCTACCGCTTGGATATGTTGCTCGGCAAGTCCGACAAGATCTTGGCGAAGAAGGTGGTCGTGAGCGGTGCGCCTGCAGCGCCCGTGTCCATGGATAGCCTGGAACGCGAAGCCGAAAAGCTCGTGGAAGCCGAAGCGATGTTCAATACGGCCCGCTCCGATTACCATCGCGGTGAATTCAAGCTGGCCTACAGCGGTTTCAAGCAGGTTTATGAGCAAATGAAAGAAGGCGAACTCGCCGAGAATTCGCTTTACTGGATGGCTCTCTGCCTGATTGATGTTGCCCAGGTTGACAAGGCGAAAAAGGTCTTTGCTCGCATGTCGGAAGCCTTCCCCGACGGCCAGAAGACCTGCCCCGCATTGTTCAAGCTTTCGGGCCTTTATGGCGAAGAATGCGACATCAACATGCAGAAGCAGTACTTGCAGAAGATTCTTTCTACCAAGTCTTGCGAAAAGTCTGCCGAATTCGAACAGGCTGCCGAAATGTTGCAGGAAATCTTGGAAAAAGAAGACAAGAAATCTGCCGGTGAACCTGTGGAAAGATGCGTGCCTGTGGTTCGCGAACCGGTCAAGCCGACCTCCCGCAAGTCGACGACCGATAATGCTTCTGAACCGACTGCAAGCGCAACGACCGAATCTACGGAAGCCGCTCTGTAA
- a CDS encoding translocation protein TolB: protein MRFLVSVAAFALALLPVTSHATIDTIAVDVGISVFKTMPIGVVPFAEKKSIDWIEEKPHLIVTRDANLSGRFDVISSDKFDLPKFSKAHAKHYITGKVTPVGKMLKVECFLYASQTKDVLLGESYTVEQKDMRRALHQFFDQVIYRLWGERGVASTKLAYVSKMDGVKQVVVSDYDGFHRSQITRDTTISMMPVWMKGNAGLYYVNFKTHRPKLYSKTFGGVEKSVFPQLEQTYSPAVNPKTGELLFSSTVDGKTDLYIGNPETGKAKKFAYLKSNQTSPAWSPYASEVLFTSDRGGGPQIFAMSKDGSDLRRVTFMGRYNERAAWSPEGDRIAYTSMDAGHMNIYTCALDGSDIVQLTSNAGNNEHPTWSPDGKLIAFASNRSGSYQIYIMRKDGSNVTRITNSGENTSPTWSFFYDDFKQPKKEGKK, encoded by the coding sequence ATGAGATTTCTTGTAAGCGTCGCTGCCTTTGCATTGGCCTTGCTGCCGGTGACATCGCACGCGACCATCGATACGATTGCCGTAGACGTGGGTATTTCAGTCTTCAAGACGATGCCCATTGGCGTTGTTCCCTTTGCAGAAAAGAAGTCCATTGACTGGATCGAAGAAAAGCCGCATTTGATTGTGACTCGCGATGCAAACCTTTCTGGCCGCTTCGACGTGATTTCTTCGGACAAGTTTGACTTGCCGAAATTCAGTAAGGCCCATGCCAAGCATTACATTACGGGCAAGGTAACGCCTGTCGGCAAGATGCTGAAGGTGGAATGTTTCTTGTACGCATCTCAGACCAAGGATGTTCTGCTTGGTGAATCTTATACGGTAGAACAGAAGGATATGCGCCGTGCCTTGCACCAGTTCTTTGACCAGGTGATTTACCGCCTGTGGGGCGAACGCGGCGTGGCCTCGACCAAGCTTGCCTATGTGTCCAAGATGGACGGCGTCAAGCAGGTGGTGGTGTCCGACTATGACGGATTCCATCGCAGCCAGATTACCCGCGATACGACCATTAGCATGATGCCTGTTTGGATGAAGGGCAATGCCGGTCTTTATTATGTGAATTTCAAGACGCACCGTCCGAAGCTTTATTCCAAGACTTTTGGTGGCGTGGAAAAGTCGGTGTTCCCGCAGTTGGAACAGACTTATAGCCCGGCTGTGAACCCGAAGACTGGCGAGCTCTTGTTCTCGAGCACGGTGGACGGCAAGACGGATTTGTACATCGGTAACCCCGAAACGGGCAAGGCCAAGAAATTCGCTTACCTCAAGTCGAACCAGACGAGTCCGGCCTGGAGCCCGTATGCCTCGGAAGTGCTCTTTACGAGTGACCGTGGCGGTGGCCCGCAGATTTTTGCGATGAGCAAGGATGGTTCCGATTTGCGCCGTGTGACCTTTATGGGGCGCTATAACGAACGCGCCGCCTGGTCGCCCGAAGGAGACCGCATTGCCTACACCTCGATGGATGCCGGCCACATGAACATTTACACCTGCGCTCTCGACGGTTCTGACATTGTGCAGCTTACGAGTAACGCCGGTAACAACGAACACCCCACTTGGTCGCCCGATGGCAAACTGATTGCCTTTGCGAGCAACCGTAGTGGTTCGTACCAGATTTACATTATGAGAAAGGACGGTTCCAACGTTACGCGAATCACCAATTCCGGTGAAAATACTTCGCCCACTTGGTCGTTCTTCTATGACGATTTTAAACAACCAAAAAAGGAAGGTAAAAAATGA